From the genome of Acidobacteriota bacterium:
GCCGAGCTGCTGCGCCACCTCGACGGCGCACCGGGCGTGCTGCTGGGGCTGCTCACGGGGAACTGGCGCGAGGGCGCGTATGCGAAACTCCGGTTCTATGGGATCGACCGCCACTTTCCCTTCGGCGCCTTCGGCGGCGACGCCACCGACCGGAACGCGCTGCCGGCGGTGGCCCGCCGGCGCGCGGCGGAGCTGGCCGGGCCGGCTGTGACGGCGGCCACCCGCTTCACCGTGATCGGCGACACCCCGCGGGACATCGAGTGCGCCCTCGGCTCCCACTGCCTGGCGGTGGCCGTGGCCACCGGCGATTACCCCGTCGAGGAGTTGGCCCCCTACCGACCCCAACTCCTGCTCCCTGACCTGGCCGACCCCGCCGCCTTCTGCCGCCCCCTGGACCTCCCCTGCCCGGCGTGACCCGCACGCCGCATTCGACGAATGCGGCCCGCTGCAGCACCACGATCATCCGGTCCCTCAACTACCTTGCGCTGCTGCAGTGCGCGAGTTCGACTTCGGCAGGATCAGCCGATCAGACTGACCAGCTGCCGCGCATCATCAGGAATGTGCTGAGAAAAAAGCATTTGACATCCAATTACAATTACAATAGTTTTTTGAAAGATATCCGAATCTGGGTATTTATCATGCGGCGATTGTTTGCATTTAACATCCCGTTCACAACCCACATCTTAATTATTTAGGGAGGCAACATGAAACACGCGAT
Proteins encoded in this window:
- a CDS encoding HAD hydrolase-like protein; this translates as MAQPIHHVLLFDIDGTLITTGGAGRRAMEAAFRDVHGVADAMAEVVLSGKIDPMIYDEVCRRFRLAPAMDRFREAYLEHLAEELPRFRDRGAVMPGVAELLRHLDGAPGVLLGLLTGNWREGAYAKLRFYGIDRHFPFGAFGGDATDRNALPAVARRRAAELAGPAVTAATRFTVIGDTPRDIECALGSHCLAVAVATGDYPVEELAPYRPQLLLPDLADPAAFCRPLDLPCPA